In Cloacibacillus sp., the genomic window AGAGGCGTGTCGGCCAGGCGAGGAACCTGTAAACGAACCAGGTGCCGAGCCAGACGTTTCCGGCGGCTACGAGCAGCATTTGCAGCCCGAAGAGGTAGCAGAGGCCGCCGAAGCCCACCAGGGCCACGGCGGAGATGTAGGTGGCGACATAGGCGAGCGCCTGCACGACGACTCCGACCTTACCGGGCAGCAGCGCGTCGTGGCTGCGCGAGTATTTGGCGATGAGGACGAGAACGAGGGCGTAGCCTATCCAGAGCGGCGCGAAGGTGAACATTTTACCTCGCCCTCCTCGCAATCATCACGATAGACCAGGCCGTACTCCAAATAAGCGAAGCTCCCGCGCATACTACCCAAAGATCCGTTCCAAACATTTTCATTACTTCCTTTCACCGTTAAAATTTTATTTATAATTTTTTAATTGCCCGCGATATCAAAAAAGGACCGCTGCCCCTGAGGGCGGCGGTCCTTGAAGTATCTTTCAGAGTTATTACCTTATGCTGTCTGAATCACTTCGTGGAAAACACCGAAAACCCCGAGGCATCATCTGTGCGGGGATAAGCATAAAAGTAATAATAATAGCGGCTGTTATTAAATATTGCCTTTTCCATCGCGCGTGCCTCCTTTGGTTTCGAAAATCTTTACCACTTTTCGTTGGTGAAGTGAATGATACGCCTATATTATTTCCCTGTCAAGACAGGATTTCAATTTTTTGGGCCTTTGTTAATTGCAAAAGTAAAAGCGTCCCGCAGAGGATATGAGCATCGCGTTAACTTATGCGGATAAAGACGCGGCGGTCCGTCTGCGCAGGGCGCGCGCCGAGGGCGGCGAACTGCAGCTGAAAGAGCTGGAAGAGACCTTCGGCGCGGAAGCGTGAGGAGGATATGCCAAGGCCGAACTATGTGCGACACGCGTCGGCGTTCTCGCCGCGAGGGAGCTTGAGATCACGCGGGTGCTTTCGGAGGGGCTGAACCAGCGTGAGGCGGCGGAAAAACTTGGCGTCAGCCGGCAGGCCGTGTCGGAGTGGCTTAAAAAATCTGCCCGAAGGTGAGGGAGGCGCTGGAGGTGGAATAATGTCAGAGGGATGTCTGTGAGAAAAATAAAACGGCTTCACAAACGTCAAAAACTACGGTAAGATGAGATGTAAGTTATCAAAATATCCACAGTAAGAATACTTAATTAGGAGACAAAAAAGATGAAAAAGCGTCATGATGACCATATACTAAATAAATATATTCTTTTGTTCCAAAAACTAAAATTAAGTTTATTATATCGCTCACCCTATCTCTTACTTCTTCTCTTACTGTCACTTACACT contains:
- a CDS encoding helix-turn-helix domain-containing protein, whose protein sequence is MTRVLSEGLNQREAAEKLGVSRQAVSEWLKKSARR